In a single window of the Acyrthosiphon pisum isolate AL4f chromosome X, pea_aphid_22Mar2018_4r6ur, whole genome shotgun sequence genome:
- the LOC100573541 gene encoding uncharacterized protein LOC100573541 yields the protein MPVDTTSETTEQQVSTVEENSLKQSKPDLPDIELPDDDPNEPTPSTSKNVLTDGLKQPLPDGVDSDKVKKIRRTEISEDKLEVTNKDDNKESHIELLLQKVSECLENTIDDESNPLLELKNKIYLTKNTDETKSIESPSNSYTNNSEKVDVCSNSIDQNVEVIDSDNSSDISLSDLTDLPEDISSIKSGVKQITKESLPQLLKLLNIKDLTVEKFERMCSLKVTESMVSKLFWSYKLSDLELLKKSIQFWQEKYKSLKKEFKELRHLVNVYKREEGNMKLPKQAIPLPRPDPVSIAVEDDDDAVELEFETVESASSSTSKITNKTTKKNGDSEETITYLELSKNPSSSSSSFITGTASRSPRRTSVLNKDTINTSPKSKKLEPISIEGKFLSFNLILNIYYIL from the exons ATGCCCGTCGATACGACTAGCGAAACTACGGAACAGCAGGTTTCCACTGTGGAGGAGAACTCGCTGAAACAGTCGAAACCTGACTTGCCTGATA tTGAACTTCCTGATGATGATCCTAATGAGCCAACACCTTCTacatcaaaaaatgttttaacagaTGGTTTAAAGCAACCATTGCCAGATGGAGTAGACAgtgataaagtaaaaaaaattagacgGACTGAAATAAGTGAAGACAAACTGGAAGTTACTAACAAAGATGATAATAAAGAAAGTCATATTGAACTGTTGTTACAAAAAGTTTCGGAATGTCTAGAAAATACAATTGATGATGAATCAAACCCTTTgctagaattaaaaaataaaatatatttgacaaaaaatactGATGAAACTAAATCTATAGAAAGTCCATCTAatagttatacaaataatagtgAAAAGGTCGATGTTTGTTCCAATAGTATTGATCAAAATGTTGAAGTCATAGATTCTGACAATAGTTCTGACATTTCATTATCTGATTTAACTGATTTACCTGAAGATATCAGTAGTATTAAAAGTGGAGTAAAGCAGATTACCAAAGAGAGTTTACCacagttattaaaattgttaaatattaaagatttgaCTGTTGAG AAATTTGAGAGAATGTGTTCACTGAAAGTTACTGAAAGTATGGTATCTAAGTTATTCTGGAGTTATAAACTTTCAGACCTTGAGTTGTTGAAGAAAAGTATACAATTCTGGcaggaaaaatataaatcactaaaaaaagaatttaaagaATTAAGGCATTtagtaaatgtttataaacgAGAG GAAGGTAATATGAAGTTACCAAAACAAGCAATTCCTTTGCCAAGACCTGATCCAGTAAGTATTGCTGTtgaagatgatgatgatgcTGTTGAATTAGAATTTGAAACAGTAGAATCTGCTAGTTCATCaacttcaaaaattacaaataagaCTACAAAAAAG AATGGTGATTCGGAAGAAACTATTACTTATTTAGAGCTATCTAAGAATCCATCATCATCTTCCTCAAGTTTTATAACTGGAACAGCTTca cGCTCTCCTCGACGAACAAGTGTTTTAAATAAAGATACCATAAATACAAGTCCAAAATCCAAAAAACTTGAACCAATTTCAATTGAAggtaagtttttaagttttaacttaattttaaatatttattatatattatag